The stretch of DNA ATAATAGTTAAAAACACAATTAAATATACGACTAAATACGCCTTTTTTATTGAATGTATTGATAGCTACAAGATGAAGTTACATTAGAATAACTCTTTTAACAGAAAAGACTTCAAACTAAAATTCCTCGTAAGAAAGATGTGACACTTACTCCTAGTTTGAAACGATGTCAGCATAAGCATTGCCAATTGAAATAACGTAAGCTTATGAAATCTGCTGAAAGTCAAACACCAAAAACTGACTATAATTTCGCTGATAATCAAAGCCAATAACGTAAGTTCAAGCAGATAGCGTCATTACTCGTAAAGATATACCAAACTTGGAATTTCCCATGACTGTTACAGCGATCGCCATAGAAATTAGCTTATTCATATTGGGACTTATGACGGCTATCAATATTTAATCAATCGTTTCCTGGTACGCGTAGGCGATTTGTGCAAAAGCTAGAAAATTAATCGAGTTTTGTTTCATAGATTAGTAAACCTTGATGGTATGACGTTAAGTTATGAAAGCTTTGATGCAACGACGCTCACTGATTGTGGTGCTGCTAATTGTGGTTGTGGTTGGGATTCTGGGCTACTTACTCGAACTGTCCTTTCCAATTCGACCGCCTACACTAGATAGCACCTATACACCGATAACCAAGCCTGCACCGCAAGAAATTGGTTCCTACGATGTGCTTGGTACTTCTGTGAGTAAAGCAGAAGCAGAACAACTACTGCAAACCGAAGCAGGAAAAGTTTTACTTGCACCCGATAATGGCGCGATCGCAATTACCCAAGACCTCATCGATCTAGGACGCGATGCATTTTACCGCGAAACTTTCGGCAACGAGTACTTTTTCACCGATGTTATGGGTGTACTTGATGGACCAATTAATTTGGTGAGTGTGAGTAAGGCGATCGCCGCCCTCGGAGGAAAGCACACTACCAACTTGCAGATTCCACTCGATCGCGATGTCACCGTTGGTGGACGAACTTTCAAAGCTGGGACGAAATTAAATACCGGATTAGACGTGCCAGCAGGTTCACTCGTACCTTTAGGGATGAAACTTGTAAAATCGGGTACTAAACTCCGTATGGGTTTAACCTGTGCGCTGTGTCATGCAACAGTCGATAAAGAAACAGGACGCATCATCGAAGGTCCGCCAAACAATGACCTCGATTCTGGGCTATTGCAAGCCTTTGCAACTAACTCGGCGGCAATGTTTCGGCAAACAGGAGTCAACCCCACAACACTACCACCAGGGGAAAACACTTACATCAACGCCGATGGTCAAACAGCACAACTACCCGATCCGCAAGCGTTGGAAGATGCTGTAGATGAACAATTTCTGGCGTGGGCACCTGGTAATTTTGATTCCACCCCAGACAACAACAACAATCCTTCACAAATTCCCTCGTCTTATACCTTCGAGACATACCCCTACGGCTGGAGTGGATTTGCTTCAGTCGGCTGGTTTCATGGATTGACAACGCTCAACAATAACGTTCATGCTGCCAACTCTGACCCTACCTCTGATTCCTACGGTAGTAAATATCTGCTGGGGATTGACAAGGAGACATATTTAGGAGTCATGCTGC from Chroococcidiopsis sp. TS-821 encodes:
- a CDS encoding di-heme oxidoredictase family protein is translated as MQRRSLIVVLLIVVVVGILGYLLELSFPIRPPTLDSTYTPITKPAPQEIGSYDVLGTSVSKAEAEQLLQTEAGKVLLAPDNGAIAITQDLIDLGRDAFYRETFGNEYFFTDVMGVLDGPINLVSVSKAIAALGGKHTTNLQIPLDRDVTVGGRTFKAGTKLNTGLDVPAGSLVPLGMKLVKSGTKLRMGLTCALCHATVDKETGRIIEGPPNNDLDSGLLQAFATNSAAMFRQTGVNPTTLPPGENTYINADGQTAQLPDPQALEDAVDEQFLAWAPGNFDSTPDNNNNPSQIPSSYTFETYPYGWSGFASVGWFHGLTTLNNNVHAANSDPTSDSYGSKYLLGIDKETYLGVMLQNAANPKFRLPQGAKPSEFFEKHDPTPGQPGINEVIKMPGHPKGSIFMLDGLLASSPGYLAGEQLNGLSAYQNTLAPPPHEPTSDTEVLRRGAAVFEKANCVSCHSGRYFTNHDVIPEQEVQAHPSRAAALAKFPQMFVPPETYPGNIAVPPPADPPVISVPLDITPQRVRDLAYAVGNPAGGYKVQNLIGLYLTAPYLHDGGVAASSEALKQDTDGFYTVANPDQMGLAGTLMQGIEPDPEASLRVLLDRNLREVAINQNRANRDLQITNGDGSGHNHWVDARAGFTAQEQTDLIQFLLSIDDDPAVLPDSTSQLATGTEQE